From a region of the Cryptococcus depauperatus CBS 7841 chromosome 6, complete sequence genome:
- a CDS encoding plasma-membrane proton-efflux P-type ATPase, with amino-acid sequence MSDPEKVGHTEEAPTKESSLENKVQGEAPAEPAVEDTKRKREYKEMEHETKGDLHAKVDMNTISFTAADLYDKDKVDIEHIVMEEVYQLLQCTDTGLTEAEATDRIGIFGPNNVFLQFLSFMWNPLSWVMEGAALVAIALSNGGGDPPDWQDFVGIILLLFINSTIGFVEERNAGNAVKALMDSLAPKAKVKRDNNWKELESADLVPGDLIAFKHGDICPADCRLVEAIDVSMDQAALTGESLPVGKKEGDECFSGSTCKQGEAEGIVIATGPNTFFGRAATLVGQDNDQVGHLQMVLARIGTFCLVSIGIFVLLEILILYADFRYSYRRGLNNILVLLIGGIPIAMPTVLSVTLAVGAQQLAKHKAIVTRITAIEELAGVTILCSDKTGTLTTNKLTIDKENVKCYSKWDVEGVCLLAAYASRTENQDAIDGCVVGTLPDPASARSGIELLDFKPFNPVDKRTEITYRDNADGGKLKRATKGMTGIIIELCSRNKTNELEDQLEADVEEFARRGLRALAVAHEDVSGDDPTATGNGFELVGLLSIFDPPRSDTKQTIDDAMGLGVKVKMVTGDQLAIAKETGRRLGLGDHMYPAKVLKEGPEAGGKHANLDEMIMDADGFAGVFPEHKFEIVKRIQNLGHLCAMTGDGANDAPALSRANVGIAVEGATDAARGAADIVLTEPGLSTIVHAIYGSRVIFQRMRNYAIYACAVTIRIVVCFAIMAFVWKFDFPSFMVLIIAVLNDGTIMTLSLDRVLPSSTPDSWDLAEVFAYGIGYGLYLSASTIALFAVMHETTFFEDKFGVEPFKDVNAYGGHMVIYLQVAIISQALIFVTRSHGPSWTERPSVALMLAFCLAQLVSSIIAAYGDWGFTNVHSISGGWIGIVWVWNIVWYFPLDGIKWIMKKTIIAALQKRKARRIAASAVKDETLHRTASRHESLYSNRTNFLSRAANRLRGGAKISMSQNELQRFSSIQAQQSGAALTRAHSRPAA; translated from the exons GGAGGAAGTTTACCAGCTCCTTCAATGTACTGACACGGGTCTTACCGAAGCGGAGGCGACTGACCGTATTGGTATTTTTGGTCCCAACAA CGTTTTTTTGCAATTCCTCTCGTTTATGTGGAATCCTCTGTCTTGGGTCATGGAAGGTGCCGCCCTTGTCGCAATTGCTCTATCCAACGGTGGCGGTGATCCGCCTGATTGGCAAGACTTTGTCGGTATTATCCTGctgctcttcatcaactctACCATTGGTTTCGTCGAAGAGCGTAATGCTGGTAACGCTGTCAAGGCGCTCATGGACTCTCTTGCCCCCAAGGCCAAGGTTAAGCGTGACAACAATTGGAAGGAGCTTGAGTCGGCCGACCTCGTTCCCGGTGACCTCATCGCTTTCAAACATGGTGATATCTGTCCTGCCGACTGTCGATTGGTTGAGGCTATAGATGTATC CATGGATCAAGCCGCTCTTACTGGTGAATCGCTCCCTGTCGGTAAAAAGGAGGGTGACGAATGTTTCTCGGGTTCGACCTGTAAGCAAGGCGAGGCGGAGGGTATTGTCATTGCCACCGGTCCCAACACCTTCTTTGGTCGTGCTGCCACCCTTGTCGGTCAGGACAATGACCAGGTCGGTCACTTGCAAATGGTCCTTGCCCGTATCGGTactttttgtcttgtctCTATCggtatctttgttcttctcgAAATCCTCATTCTCTATGCCGATTTCCGATACTCTTACCGACGTGGTCTCAACAACATCCTTGTCTTGCTCATTGGTGGTATTCCCATTGCCATGCCTACCGTCCTGTCTGTCACGCTCGCCGTTGGTGCCCAACAGCTCGCGAAACACAAGGCTATCGTTACCCGTATCACTGCTATTGAGGAACTTGCTGGTGTCACAATTCTCTGTTCCGACAAGACGGGTACCCTTACCACCAACAAACTCACCATCGACAAGGAGAATGTCAAGTGTTACTCCAAGTGGGATGTAGAGGGTGTCTGTCTCCTTGCTGCCTACGCCTCCCGTACTGAGAACCAGGACGCCATTGATGGCTGTGTCGTGGGCACCCTTCCCGACCCTGCCAGTGCTCGTTCGGGCATCGAACTTCTTGACTTTAAGCCTTTCAACCCCGTCGACAAGCGTACCGAAATTACTTACCGGGATAATGCTGATGGTGGCAAGCTTAAGCGTGCTACCAAGGGTATGACAGGTATCATTATTGAACTCTGTTCTCGTAACAAGACCAATGAGCTCGAGGACCAACTCGAGGCTGATGTCGAAGAATTTGCCCGTCGTGGTCTCCGTGCCCTTGCCGTCGCTCATGAGGATGTATCTGGTGACGACCCCACCGCTACTGGCAACGgatttgagcttgttggccttctttccatctttgaccCTCCTCGTTCCGATACTAAGCAAACTATCGATGATGCCATGGGTCTTGGTGTCAAGGTTAAGATGGTAACCGGTGATCAGCTTGCTATTGCCAAGGAAACTGGTCGACGACTTGGTCTTGGTGACCACATGTATCCCGCCAAGGTTTTGAAGGAAGGCCCAGAAGCCGGTGGCAAACACGCCAACCTCGACGAGATGATTATGGACGCCGACGGTTTTGCTGGTGTGTTCCCCGAACACAAGTTTGAGATTGTCAAACGTATCCAGAATCTTGGTCACCTTTGTGCCATGACTGGTGACGGTGCCAATGATGCTCCTGCTCTTTCTCGTGCCAACGTCGGTATCGCTGTCGAGGGCGCTACTGACGCCGCTCGTGGTGCCGCCGACATTGTTCTTACCGAGCCTGGTCTTTCCACCATTGTTCACGCCATTTACGGATCTCGAGTCATCTTCCAACGTATGCGAAACTATGCCATCTACGCATGTGCCGTCACCATCCGTATCGTTGTCTGCTTTGCCATCATGGCCTTTGTTTGGAAGTTTGACTTCCCTTCTTTCATGGTTTTGATTATTGCGGTCCTCAACGACGGTACCATCATGACTCTGTCTCTTGACCGAGTCCTTCCTTCCTCCACTCCTGACTCTTGGGATCTCGCTGAAGTCTTTGCTTATGGTATTGGCTATGGTCTTTACCTCTCTGCCTCTACCATCGCTTTGTTTGCTGTTATGCACGAGACAACCTTTTTTGAGGACAAGTTTGGTGTCGAGCCTTTCAAGGATGTCAACGCTTACGGTGGACACATGGTTATCTATCTCCAGGTCGCCATCATCTCCCAGGCTCTCATTTTTGTCACCCGATCTCACGGCCCCTCTTGGACTGAGCGTCCCTCTGTTGCCCTCATGTTGGCTTTCTGTCTCGCTCAGCTTGTTTCTTCCATCATTGCGGCCTATGGTGACTGGGGCTTCACCAATGTACACTCTATCTCTGGTGGCTGGATTGGTATCGTCTGGGTGTGGAACATTGTTTGGTATTTCCCTCTCGATGGTATCAAGTGGATTATGAAAAAAACCATTATTGCTGCccttcaaaagagaaaggccAGGAGAATCGCTGCCTCTGCCGTCAAGGACGAGACTCTTCACCGAACCGCTTCTCGACACGAATCTCTCTACTCCAACCGAACCAATTTCCTTTCTCGAGCTGCCAACCGACTCAGAGGTGGTGCCAAGATCTCTATGTCTCAAAATGAGCTTCAACG ATTTTCGAGCATCCAGGCTCAGCAATCTGGTGCCGCCCTCACCCGTGCCCACTCCAGGCCTGCGGCATaa
- a CDS encoding mitochondrial import inner membrane translocase subunit TIM13: MSSFFSSSANSDVASRKEQMKSQIQQELAIANAQQLVNKINENCFAKCITKPGPSLSGSQESCLSHCMSLYMAAFDQVSRSYVARISKERGGAPGL, encoded by the exons atgtcttccttcttcagctcTTCTGCTAACT CGGATGTGGCATCTCGCAAAGAACAAATGAAGAGCCAAATCCAACAAGAG CTTGCTATTGCCAACGCCCAACAGCTtgtcaacaagatcaaTGAGAAT TGCTTTGCCAAGTGTATAACCAAACCCGGCCCCTCTCTTTCTGGTTCTCAAGAG TCATGTCTCTCTCATTGCATGAGTCTCTATATGGCAGCCTTTGACCAGGTTTCTCGGTCGTATGTTGCTagaatatcaaaagagCGTGGTGGTGCCCCTGGCCTTTAA
- a CDS encoding 40S ribosomal protein S27 encodes MVLAVDLINRPATSQARTHKLKKIVPEPNSFFMDVKCPGCFAITTVFSHASTVVQCQGCATALCQPTGGKAKLTEGCSFRRKN; translated from the exons ATG GTTCTTGCCGTTGACCTCATCAACCGACCTGCTACTTCCCAGGCTCGTACccacaagctcaagaagattGTTCCTGAGCCCAACTCCTTCTTCATGGACGTCAAGTGCCCCGGATGTTTTGCCATCAC CACCGTCTTTTCCCACGCCTCTACCGTCGTCCAATGCCAAGGATGTGCCACTGCTCTTTGCCAACCTACCGGTGGTAAGGCCAAGTTGACTGAGG GCTGCTCTTTCCGTCGAAAGAACTAA